From Dehalococcoidia bacterium, a single genomic window includes:
- a CDS encoding LLM class flavin-dependent oxidoreductase, with protein sequence MRFGVLYEIHTPRPWHERSDYERYWQCIEEIKLAESVGFDQVWAVEHHFTEEFAHCSAPEVFLSAVAQHTTTMRIGHGVVLLPKAYNHAIRVAERCAALDILSHGRLDVGTGRSATTLELRGFEIDPDDTRPMWEEAIQILPKFWTEERASFKGRYYDIPRRTVLPHPLQKPHPPLWMAGGQQASLELAAHYGLGFLHFALLDPAESFNYVRNYKDKIRQAQPVAGFVNNQFGAFTIGFCGEDEAEVRNVGGPGALYYAGERNRVQGAWEKAYGTVPESYRHYQNQTKKLDLTAKDALPGLLNIGSMAVGTPEQCRKVVEIYDQAGADQLILYMELPYLKHEQIAKSIRLFGEQVIQPYRAAPARPEAAGDTARVS encoded by the coding sequence ATGCGCTTCGGTGTGCTCTACGAGATTCATACGCCCCGGCCCTGGCATGAGCGCAGCGACTACGAGCGCTACTGGCAGTGCATCGAGGAGATCAAGCTCGCCGAATCGGTGGGCTTCGACCAGGTCTGGGCGGTAGAACACCACTTCACCGAGGAGTTCGCGCACTGCTCGGCGCCCGAGGTCTTTCTCAGCGCCGTGGCCCAGCATACGACGACGATGCGCATCGGCCACGGCGTCGTGCTGCTGCCGAAGGCGTATAACCACGCCATTCGCGTGGCCGAACGCTGCGCGGCGCTCGACATTCTCAGCCACGGCCGGCTGGACGTGGGCACGGGCCGCTCCGCCACCACACTCGAGCTGCGCGGCTTCGAGATCGACCCGGACGACACGCGCCCGATGTGGGAAGAGGCGATCCAGATCCTGCCGAAGTTCTGGACGGAGGAGCGCGCCTCGTTCAAGGGCCGCTACTACGACATACCCAGGCGCACGGTGCTGCCGCACCCGCTGCAGAAGCCGCACCCGCCGCTGTGGATGGCCGGCGGGCAGCAGGCCTCGCTGGAGCTGGCGGCGCACTACGGCCTCGGCTTCCTGCACTTCGCCCTGCTGGACCCGGCCGAGTCGTTCAACTACGTGCGCAACTACAAGGACAAGATTCGCCAGGCGCAGCCCGTGGCCGGCTTCGTCAACAACCAGTTCGGCGCCTTCACGATCGGCTTCTGCGGCGAAGACGAAGCGGAGGTGCGCAACGTCGGCGGTCCCGGCGCGCTCTACTACGCGGGCGAGCGCAATCGCGTGCAGGGCGCCTGGGAGAAGGCCTACGGCACGGTGCCGGAGTCGTACCGGCACTATCAGAACCAGACGAAGAAGCTGGACCTGACCGCGAAGGACGCGCTGCCGGGGCTGCTGAACATCGGCTCGATGGCGGTGGGCACGCCCGAGCAGTGCCGCAAGGTCGTCGAGATCTACGACCAGGCCGGCGCCGACCAGCTGATCCTCTACATGGAGCTGCCGTACCTCAAGCACGAGCAGATCGCCAAGTCGATCCGCCTCTTCGGCGAGCAGGTGATCCAGCCCTACCGCGCCGCCCCCGCTCGGCCCGAAGCCG
- a CDS encoding maleylpyruvate isomerase N-terminal domain-containing protein yields MADEAGAAFPESKDALLNRIRAARSALDADLAGVPDARLAATGADGWSLKDHLAHIAAWERVLIALLRGAPEHEAFAINQSALATLDTDGVNAILRERGAALPPDAVRAEFHAAHAAVLAEVQEMPESALVAPLAADDPRSRVQKIAGDTYLHYDDHRAWIAPLLRA; encoded by the coding sequence ATGGCGGACGAAGCCGGCGCAGCGTTTCCCGAGAGCAAGGACGCGCTGCTGAACCGCATCCGTGCGGCGCGGTCGGCCCTGGATGCGGACCTTGCCGGCGTCCCCGACGCGCGGCTGGCGGCGACCGGTGCAGACGGCTGGTCGCTGAAGGACCACCTGGCGCACATCGCCGCCTGGGAGCGGGTGCTGATCGCGCTGCTGCGCGGCGCGCCCGAGCACGAGGCGTTCGCGATCAACCAGTCCGCGCTCGCCACGTTGGACACGGACGGCGTCAACGCGATCCTGCGCGAGCGCGGCGCGGCGCTGCCGCCGGACGCCGTGAGGGCCGAGTTCCACGCCGCGCACGCCGCCGTGCTGGCGGAGGTGCAGGAGATGCCCGAGTCCGCGCTCGTCGCTCCGCTTGCCGCGGACGATCCCCGGTCGCGCGTGCAGAAGATCGCCGGCGATACGTATCTGCACTACGACGATCATCGCGCCTGGATCGCGCCGCTGCTGCGCGCCTGA
- a CDS encoding isocitrate lyase/PEP mutase family protein, with translation MPEQSPRPRPTAALRAALAGGGPVLAPYAADPLNTLLVQRLGFPAAYLGGGALGYVLGTTEARLTSSDVVNVVRGITAVCDLPLIVDVATGFGDPIHVERTVRELERAGAAGIEIEDQLTPKHAHHHKGIDHPVSEEAMVEKVQAAVAAREDPDFLVIARTNTVAEVNLEEGIRRANAYAEAGADLIMIFPRNDEEFRRLPREIAKPLAAMTIAVARPPRFTPAQLADLGYPLTIEAQAGMLAAYAAVRRGYEQMLKQGYVEMDPEELMRNRAEMDELVGLPALWELEARTTERPERLPRH, from the coding sequence GTGCCCGAGCAATCGCCTCGTCCGCGTCCAACCGCCGCGCTGCGCGCCGCGCTCGCGGGCGGCGGGCCGGTGCTGGCGCCCTACGCCGCCGACCCGCTCAACACGCTGCTGGTGCAGCGGCTCGGCTTTCCCGCGGCCTACCTCGGCGGCGGGGCGCTGGGCTACGTGCTGGGCACGACGGAGGCGCGGCTCACCAGCAGCGACGTCGTCAACGTCGTGCGCGGGATCACCGCCGTCTGTGACCTGCCGCTGATCGTGGATGTCGCCACCGGCTTCGGCGACCCGATCCACGTCGAGCGCACGGTGCGCGAGCTGGAGCGGGCCGGCGCCGCGGGCATCGAGATCGAGGACCAGCTCACGCCGAAGCACGCGCACCACCACAAAGGCATCGACCACCCGGTAAGCGAAGAGGCGATGGTGGAGAAGGTCCAGGCGGCCGTGGCGGCGCGCGAAGATCCCGATTTCCTGGTCATCGCCCGCACCAACACCGTGGCGGAGGTCAATCTGGAAGAGGGCATTCGCCGCGCCAACGCCTACGCCGAGGCCGGCGCCGACCTGATCATGATCTTCCCGCGCAACGACGAGGAGTTCCGCCGCCTGCCGCGCGAGATCGCCAAACCGCTGGCGGCGATGACGATCGCCGTGGCCCGTCCGCCGCGCTTCACGCCGGCGCAGCTCGCGGATCTGGGCTATCCGCTGACGATCGAGGCGCAGGCGGGCATGCTGGCGGCCTACGCGGCGGTGCGGCGCGGCTATGAGCAGATGCTCAAGCAGGGCTACGTCGAAATGGACCCGGAAGAGTTGATGCGCAACCGCGCCGAGATGGACGAGCTGGTCGGCCTGCCCGCGCTCTGGGAGCTGGAAGCGCGCACGACCGAGCGGCCGGAGCGGCTGCCGCGCCACTGA
- the ggt gene encoding gamma-glutamyltransferase: MANHRPQTLARNGIVCAPHYLAAQAGLRLMQAGGNAMDAAIAASAALNVVYPILCGTGGDLFMLIWDAAGGGLHALDAAGRAGSLASIERVRAAGHNAMPQRGAMAVSVPGVVDGWAMASERFGRLGLAAALQPAIAYAEDGAPATPYLADRLAFVAKQPWVHRSWLDLYAPGGKAPAAGASLRVPELGRTLRLVAEQGRDAFYEGEIAAATADFLLAEGGFVTREDLAAHHGRWVEPLAIDYHGYTIYEMPPPTQGVTALQALKLSEGLALGQGPLEPETVHLLVEAKKLSFADRAACLADPGCMRVAPRVLLDEAYLETRRRQIDPLSAATSPAGISSGDTIYLCAADGEGNAVSLIQSNYMGVGSGLVVPGYGIELHNRGCSFSLDPAHPNALGPRRQPLHTLIPSMAFSNGRPAIVFGTMGGDGQPQTHLQVYTALLAYGLIDDPQAAIELPRWVHGRGLPGDPPELVLEDRFPPRTVARLRELGHEVALTDAWSSMMGHAHAIVIDQATGVLRGAADPRADSLAAAW; encoded by the coding sequence ATGGCGAACCACCGCCCGCAGACGCTGGCCCGCAACGGCATCGTCTGCGCCCCACACTATCTGGCCGCGCAGGCCGGGCTCCGCCTGATGCAGGCGGGCGGCAACGCCATGGATGCCGCGATCGCCGCCAGCGCCGCGCTCAACGTCGTCTATCCGATCCTCTGCGGCACGGGCGGCGATCTGTTCATGCTGATCTGGGACGCGGCCGGAGGCGGCCTGCATGCGCTGGATGCGGCCGGCCGCGCCGGCAGCCTCGCCTCGATCGAGCGGGTGCGCGCCGCGGGCCACAACGCCATGCCGCAGCGTGGCGCGATGGCTGTCTCCGTGCCCGGCGTCGTCGACGGCTGGGCGATGGCGAGCGAGCGCTTCGGCCGGCTGGGCCTGGCCGCCGCGCTGCAGCCGGCGATCGCGTATGCCGAGGACGGCGCGCCCGCGACGCCCTATCTCGCCGATCGCCTCGCCTTCGTGGCGAAGCAGCCCTGGGTGCATCGTAGCTGGCTGGACCTGTACGCGCCGGGCGGCAAGGCGCCGGCGGCCGGCGCCTCGCTGCGCGTGCCGGAGCTGGGCCGCACATTGCGGCTCGTGGCCGAACAGGGACGCGACGCGTTCTACGAGGGCGAGATCGCGGCGGCCACGGCGGACTTTCTGCTGGCCGAGGGTGGCTTCGTCACGCGCGAAGACCTGGCGGCGCACCACGGCCGCTGGGTCGAGCCGCTCGCCATCGACTACCACGGGTACACGATCTACGAGATGCCGCCGCCCACACAGGGCGTGACGGCGCTGCAGGCGTTGAAGCTGAGCGAAGGGCTCGCGCTCGGGCAGGGCCCGCTCGAGCCGGAAACCGTGCACCTCCTGGTGGAGGCGAAGAAGCTCTCGTTCGCCGACCGCGCTGCCTGCCTGGCCGATCCGGGCTGCATGCGCGTGGCGCCGCGCGTCCTGCTGGACGAGGCGTACCTGGAAACGCGGCGGCGGCAGATCGATCCACTGAGCGCGGCGACGAGCCCGGCCGGTATCTCGTCCGGCGACACGATCTATCTCTGCGCCGCCGACGGCGAAGGCAACGCGGTTTCGCTGATCCAGAGCAACTACATGGGCGTCGGTTCCGGCCTGGTCGTGCCCGGCTACGGCATCGAGCTGCACAACCGCGGCTGCTCCTTCTCGCTCGATCCGGCGCACCCCAACGCGCTCGGCCCGCGCCGCCAGCCGCTGCACACGCTGATCCCCTCAATGGCGTTCAGCAACGGGCGGCCGGCGATCGTCTTCGGCACCATGGGCGGCGACGGCCAGCCGCAGACGCACCTGCAGGTCTACACGGCGCTGCTCGCCTACGGCTTGATCGACGACCCGCAGGCGGCGATCGAGCTGCCGCGCTGGGTGCACGGCCGCGGCCTGCCCGGCGATCCGCCCGAACTGGTGCTGGAGGACCGCTTCCCGCCGCGGACGGTGGCGCGGCTGCGCGAGCTGGGCCACGAGGTAGCGCTGACGGACGCCTGGTCGAGCATGATGGGCCACGCGCACGCGATCGTGATCGACCAGGCGACGGGCGTGCTGCGCGGCGCCGCCGACCCGCGCGCCGACAGCCTTGCCGCGGCGTGGTAG
- the pyrE gene encoding orotate phosphoribosyltransferase: MTTSTLLNEQSRLREILDAYCIRRGEFVLAAGGRSSYFFQGKFATLSPEGARLTGELVFERLRGQGIEAVGGKALGADPIATAVALTSGLHGEPLPAFIVRPQRKDHGIEDLIAESYAPDGKPLISPGRRVAIVDDVATSGRSCMDAVDAVKAAGCEIAKIVVLVDRQQGAAEFFAKQGYPFEALFVADASGNLSNA, translated from the coding sequence GTGACAACCAGCACACTTCTGAATGAGCAGAGCCGGCTGCGAGAAATCCTTGATGCCTACTGCATCCGGCGCGGGGAGTTCGTGCTCGCCGCGGGCGGCAGGAGCAGCTACTTCTTCCAGGGCAAGTTCGCCACGCTCTCGCCCGAGGGCGCCCGGCTCACCGGCGAGCTCGTCTTCGAGCGGCTGCGCGGACAGGGCATCGAAGCGGTGGGCGGCAAGGCGCTCGGCGCCGACCCGATCGCCACCGCCGTGGCGCTGACCAGCGGCCTCCACGGCGAGCCGCTCCCGGCCTTCATCGTGCGGCCGCAGCGCAAGGACCACGGCATCGAGGACCTGATCGCGGAGTCATACGCGCCGGATGGCAAGCCCCTGATCTCGCCCGGCCGGCGCGTGGCGATCGTCGATGACGTGGCCACCTCGGGGCGCTCCTGCATGGACGCGGTGGACGCGGTAAAGGCCGCGGGCTGCGAGATTGCCAAGATCGTTGTCCTGGTCGACCGCCAGCAGGGCGCCGCCGAGTTCTTCGCCAAACAGGGCTATCCCTTCGAAGCGTTGTTCGTCGCGGACGCGAGCGGCAACCTCAGCAACGCGTAG
- a CDS encoding MaoC family dehydratase N-terminal domain-containing protein, with protein MTTDAQPEMVQMDATDVDRWIGVPLGGQQFKEPFSTNDIRRFVQGMQNANPLYYNEEFAAQSVFGRIVAPQSYFGGGPGTGATPSIQGTVPGSHMLFGGDEFWFFGPRVFPGDLLRMERMLFDYRVTNTSFAGPTMFSRGDTVYYNQRGESIARQRSTSIRYLAENARRLGSFDHLRVDPEWTDEELEAVELEKIRYIKSYLDRGHLPRLWADVKAGEKLPRRVLGPHSIQSFTTESRTDVGGWEAHYDGGGPSSTMQAGWLPEMSRNEERMSINPGAGDGLVYGPSRGHVQPRWAQFIGMPRGYGYGATMGAWVTDYLTNWAGEHGFLLHVNTQYRNPAFTGDVTYQDGEVVDKSIDTQGRTIVQVRHTMSNQLGTVMARGVGEILLPKE; from the coding sequence ATGACCACCGACGCACAACCCGAGATGGTGCAGATGGACGCGACGGATGTCGATCGCTGGATCGGCGTGCCGCTGGGCGGGCAGCAGTTCAAGGAGCCGTTCTCCACCAACGATATCCGCCGCTTCGTGCAGGGCATGCAAAACGCGAACCCCCTCTACTACAACGAGGAGTTCGCCGCGCAGAGCGTCTTCGGCCGCATCGTCGCGCCGCAGTCGTACTTCGGCGGCGGGCCGGGCACCGGCGCCACGCCCTCGATCCAGGGCACCGTGCCCGGCTCGCACATGCTCTTCGGCGGCGACGAGTTCTGGTTCTTCGGCCCGCGCGTCTTCCCCGGCGACCTGCTGCGCATGGAGCGCATGCTCTTCGACTACCGCGTGACGAACACCAGCTTCGCCGGTCCGACGATGTTTTCCCGCGGCGACACGGTCTACTACAACCAGCGCGGCGAATCGATCGCCCGCCAGCGATCGACCTCGATCCGTTATCTTGCGGAGAACGCCCGCCGCCTCGGCAGCTTCGACCACCTGCGCGTCGACCCGGAGTGGACCGACGAGGAGTTGGAGGCGGTCGAGCTGGAGAAGATCCGCTACATCAAGAGCTACCTGGACCGCGGCCACCTGCCGCGGCTCTGGGCCGATGTGAAGGCCGGCGAAAAGCTGCCGCGCCGCGTGCTGGGGCCGCACAGCATCCAGAGCTTCACCACGGAGTCGCGCACCGACGTGGGCGGCTGGGAAGCGCACTACGACGGCGGCGGACCGTCCTCGACCATGCAGGCCGGCTGGCTGCCCGAGATGTCGCGCAACGAAGAGCGCATGTCGATCAACCCCGGCGCGGGCGACGGCCTCGTCTACGGCCCCTCGCGCGGGCACGTGCAGCCGCGCTGGGCGCAGTTCATCGGCATGCCGCGCGGCTACGGCTACGGCGCGACGATGGGCGCCTGGGTGACGGACTACCTGACCAACTGGGCCGGCGAGCACGGCTTCCTGCTGCACGTGAACACGCAGTACCGCAACCCAGCCTTCACCGGCGACGTGACCTACCAGGACGGCGAGGTGGTGGACAAATCTATTGACACGCAGGGCCGCACGATCGTGCAGGTGCGCCACACGATGAGCAACCAGCTCGGCACCGTCATGGCCCGCGGCGTCGGCGAGATCCTGCTGCCGAAGGAGTAG